In the Haloferax marinisediminis genome, GGAGGCTGTCAAAATTGGGAGAGAGTTACGTGAGCGCCGAAGCCAATGCGTGTGACCAATCGAGAAGTCGCTCGTCAGCGCCAAACGGCGCTGCACACTGAACGCCGAGTGGGAGCCCATCCGCGGACGTGGTACCGGGGAGTGCGATAGTTGGAAGTCCAGAGTGTGTCCACGGGAGATTCATCACAGGGTCACCAGTCGAATCGATTCCCGTTGGCGCAGGACCCGGTGCCGAGGGAGCAATCCAGAGGTCGACCCCAGCGTCGTTCATCGCTGTTTCGAAGCGTTCGCGCAGCTCGAGCCTGCTCTGGCGACCACGTGCGAGCGCTTTCGTTGGAATCGTTCGACCCTCCTCGATGAGTTTCCGTGTCGTCTCTGAGTACTCGTCACCATACGCTTCGTACCACGCTTCGTGTGCAAGCGCCAGTTCGGCGGCGTTCAGCCGTTCGTGACGCTCGTTTATCGACTCGATGTCCTCGAGGATTGGGACATCGACCACGTCGAAGCCAGCGTCTCGAAGCAGTTCGAGGTGTGTTTCGAAGCCCTGGCGGCCCTCGTCACTGGCCTGGTCGAGATACGCCCCTTCAGGGACGCCAAGAACTGGTTTTTCACGCTGAGAGGGTAACTGACGCCAGTTATCACAGAGACACGCTGCTGCGAGTTCGGCGCCCTCAGTATCCTGCGTAAAGAATCCGACGTGGTCGACTGACTCTGAGAATGGAATGACACCAGAGATTGGAATACGGCCATAACTTGGTTTGTATCCGACGACGCCACAGAACGCTGCAGGCCTGATGACAGACCCAACTGTCTGTGTCCCGAATGCGAACGGACAGAGTCCCGCTGCAACTGCAGCAGCGGAACCACTGCTCGACCCACCGGGTGTGTGCGCTGTGTCGTGTGGGTTTCGAGTTGGTCCCGGTTCGAAGTACGCAAACTCCGTCGTGACCGTCTTGCCGAGTACGAGTGCTCCGGCGTCTCGCATGCGCTGGACTGCTTCGCCCTGTTGGCCGGTCAAGACATCGGGCGGGAGTGCCGACCCCGCATGAGTCGGCAGTCCATCGACGTGGAATATATCCTTCACACCGATTGGGACGCCGTACAATGGTGGTCGGTCTGCAGGGTTCGGAAATCGCGCTTCGAGTTCGTCTGCATCACTCAGGACCCGTTCCCAGCGTCCGTCTTCCGGGACGAACGACTCGATCTGGGGTTCCAACTCGTCGAACCGTTTCCTGAGTCTCTCGACGTAGTCTGCGACAGTTAGTTGGCCATATCTGAGCTCAGTAATTGCGTTTCCAAGGGGTTCGGAGTATACCATAATCAGTCACTGTTTCCTCGGTATTCGAGCCACGTGGTAGTGACAATTTCGGCGTGTTGGATATCGAGGACGGGCTCTGGAGGAACACACCGAACTCTGAGTCAGGTTCTTCCGGGGTCTATCGAGTCACGAACGGGCACTTCCCAACGTAGCCTCTGTGACAGCTGTCTTCGCGAATAAAGATATCGAGGCTGTATCCATCGACGTACCGGGAGAAGTTGTTGTTGTTCACATACTCAGCATCTGCAACGACACAATCCGCCTCTCTTGCTTCGTTCGGTGTGACGGACCGCGCTACCCAGTCACCACCATCGACTCGGACACCCAATTCGTACTGGCCGGGGGTACTTCCCCAAGTGCAGTCTGCAACCGCACCATGGTTGAGACACCCGTCCCTCCCGCGAACGTCGTGAGATGAGTAGTGTACCTCTGACCCGTCTCGCTCCACCCGCAGGTCGAATTGGTGTGGGTCGGTGTCGGTGTTGTGTACGCCAAACCACCCGAGTCTGGTCGTCGGTCGAGAGACTCTTTGACAGATGAGAGGCATCCGGCAGTGAAGGACGCTGCCGTCGCGCCGAGCGAGGCGAGGAGGGACCACCGATTCATGCGCGTACCCTCTCAGAGCGAGCCTAAATGAGTATAGATATCACTCACACAGATATTCGAACTCGTCACGTCGTATCAGAAGCCCTCGCAATATTGTCAACTCAATGTTGGTTATTTATTGACAGATATTTCACCGCTGGAGAGAATGAGAATTGCACTGTACACTTAACACAGTGTCAATCGTCTAGTGGTTGCTATGAGAGCAGCGTTATACCACGACCGAAAAGATATCCGTGTCGAAGAGATCGACGAAGGGACCGTCGGCGATGGACAAGTACGAGTCGACGTCGACTCGTGTGGAATCTGTGGCTCCGACCTCCACGAGTACACAGCCGGTCCGATTTTCGTGCCCGTTGGCGACCCGCACCCACTGTCCCAGGAGACAGCACCCATCCGGATGGGCCACGAGTTCAGTGGAACTGTCTCGGAGGTCGGTGACTCGGTTACCAGCGTCAGCGTGGGCGATGCAGTCGCCATCAATCCCATTCTGAGCTGTGGTGAGTGCCGACAGTGCCGCGAGGGGAACTACCACATCTGCGATTCGATCGGGTTCCTCGGACTCTCCGGAGGAAATGGTGGATTTGCAGAGAGCGTCGTCGTCGATGAGGTACACGCCGTCCCGCTGGGTGACGACGTGCCACTCGAATACGGTGCGTTAGTCGAGCCACTGGCCGTTGGATTGCACGCAGTCCGCCGGTCTGGGTTACAGGCGGGTGACTCAGTTGCAGTCTTCGGTAGCGGTCCAATTGGATTGTCAGTGATTCAGTGTGCCCGAGCAGCAGGTGCAGGGACAATCTACGTGTCTGAACCACGAAAGGCACGTCGCGAACGCGCCGCCGACTGTGGCGCTGACGAACTAATCGACCCGACGACGACGGATGCGGTCGAGTACATCACGTCTGCTGCCGATGGCGGTGCAGACGTGACGTTCGAAGTTGCAGGCGTCGAAGCGTCGTTGAACGACGCGATTCAGAGTACGAGACCCAGTGGAACGACGACTGTCGTGAGCATCTGGGAAGAGGAAGTGAGCACCCACCCGAACAATCTGGTGCTGGGCGAACGAACGGTTACCGGCACGCTCGCGTATCTCGGTGGACCACGCTCTGACGAAGAGTACGGGATGGTGATAGAGATGCTCGCAAACGGTCGACTCGACCCCGACCCGTTCATCACCGGTCGAATCGGTCTCGAAGAAATCGTCGACAACGGATTCGAGCAACTCCTCAACCCGGAGAGTGACCACGTCAAGATTCTCGTCAAACCGAACGAGTAGTCTGGGTCAGCAGACGCTGGGGCTGAGAGTGTCGAACTCACGCTTCAGCCCACTTTCGTGTGGCTTCTTCGAATGAGAGTGAAGCAGTCTGAAAACCGAAACGATGACTCCGGTACGTCGGACGTGGCTTTCTACGACTCTAGAACGGTTGCCAACGCATCCATCACGTGGTCGACTTTCTCGACTTTAGCATTGTAACCCATGTGACCCACACGGAGGATATCGTCGGCGAGGTCAGCAAGGCCAGTCGAGAGGACGATGTCGTGGTCTTCCTCGAGTTCTTGCTGGACCGCCTTCGCCTCACCGGGCATGTGGAATGCAGTCACCGTGGGTGAACTTCGTTCGACGTCGGGGTACAGGTCAAGACCCAACGCCGAACCGCGTTCACGGCAGTGCGCAGCGGCCGTCTCGTGGCGTTCGTAGACCGAGTCGATTCCCTCTTCGAGAAGCATCGACAGTGACTCGTCGAGCGCAGCGACGTTGGCCACGAGATGCGTGTACGGGAACATCTCACTCGTGTCACGCCACGGGAGGAGGTTCGTGTAGAGTGAGTTCGGGTCACGCTCTTCGGCAACCTCCCAGGCACGGTCGCTGACGGCGACAGTCGTCAGTCCCGGGGGTGAGCTGAACGCCTTCTGTGAAGCACCCAGATTGATGTCGATGTGTTCGCTCGGGACGGGTGTCCCACCGAGTGAGGAGACGGCGTCGACGACTGTCAGTACGTCGTGGTCGTGGAGGAGTTCGAGCACCGGTGCGATGTCGTTGAGCGTCCCCGTTGGTGTCTCACAGTGAACCATCGTTGCGACCTTGTAGTCGCCCTCGTCGAGTGCGGCTTCGACACTGTCTACGTCGAGTGAGTCGGTGTAGTCGGCACCGATGAGCGTCGGCTCGCCGCCGTAGTTTTCTACGAAGTCGGCGAAGCCGTCGCCGTAGAGGCCGTTCGAGATGCAGAGCACGTCGTCCCCTGGCGCGACTGTCGAAGCGATGGCGGCTTCGAGGCCGAGAATTCCCTCGCCACCCATGACGATTACGTCGTCGTCGGTGTCGTAGACGCGCTGGAGTTTCGAACAGACGTCGGCGTACATGTCGAAGAACGCTTGTTCGACGTCTGGGTTCGGCATCGGGTCGCTCAGGCGGTCACGGACCCGTGACGGAACTGCCGTCGGGCCGGGTGTCATTTGCATAGGAGTCCGTTTCGAGGGAAACGATTTATCCGTAGGGGATTCGGTGGCAGTCGCTTCAGAACGGGAAGACACAAAAGCCACTCCACACAGTTGAGCACATGAGCAAACTCTCGCCCGCGGACCTCGACCGCTACATCTTCTCGCGGACGGGTGCGGCCAACGACGACCTGCTCGTCGGCGCAGGGTACGGCGAGGACGCCGCTGCCGTCGCGACCGACGAAGGAACGATGGTCGTCAGTACCGACCCCATCTCACTCGCCGCCGAACGCATCGGAACACTCGGCGTCGCAATTGCGAGCAACGACGTCGCCACCTGTGGCGGTATCCCCAAGTGGCTCGTGAGCACCATCCTCATGCCCGAGCCTGACGTCGACCTCCTCGACGACATCACCGCCCAGCTCGACGCTGAAGCGAGACGGTTAGGAATCACCATCGTTGGCGGTCACACCGAAACCGTCGCTGGCCTCTCGCGACCACTGCTCTCACTCACCTGTATGGGGCCAACCGACCGGTACATCCCAACCTCGGGCGCTGAACCCGGTGACGCCGTGATTCTCACGAAAGGCGCGGGTATCGAAGGGACTGCCGTCCTCGCAACCGACTTCAGCGACGACCTCGACGAGGCCGGCGTCGATTCTGAGATGGTCGACCGTGCGACGGATTTCTTCGAGGACATCAGTGTCCTCCCAGAGTCCGCCGTCCTCGGCCCGGTCGCAACTGCGATGCACGACCCGACCGAAGGTGGCGTTCTCAACGGACTCGTCGAACTCGCCTGCGCCTCAGGCGTTCGCATCGACGTCGAGAGAACCGATGTACCGATACGTCCCGAGACACGCACGCTTTGTGACGCGATGGGTGTGGACCCACTTCGGGTTCTCGGGTCGGGTGCGCTGCTCGCAACGGTTCCCGCC is a window encoding:
- a CDS encoding amidase, with protein sequence MVYSEPLGNAITELRYGQLTVADYVERLRKRFDELEPQIESFVPEDGRWERVLSDADELEARFPNPADRPPLYGVPIGVKDIFHVDGLPTHAGSALPPDVLTGQQGEAVQRMRDAGALVLGKTVTTEFAYFEPGPTRNPHDTAHTPGGSSSGSAAAVAAGLCPFAFGTQTVGSVIRPAAFCGVVGYKPSYGRIPISGVIPFSESVDHVGFFTQDTEGAELAAACLCDNWRQLPSQREKPVLGVPEGAYLDQASDEGRQGFETHLELLRDAGFDVVDVPILEDIESINERHERLNAAELALAHEAWYEAYGDEYSETTRKLIEEGRTIPTKALARGRQSRLELRERFETAMNDAGVDLWIAPSAPGPAPTGIDSTGDPVMNLPWTHSGLPTIALPGTTSADGLPLGVQCAAPFGADERLLDWSHALASALT
- a CDS encoding 2,3-butanediol dehydrogenase, coding for MRAALYHDRKDIRVEEIDEGTVGDGQVRVDVDSCGICGSDLHEYTAGPIFVPVGDPHPLSQETAPIRMGHEFSGTVSEVGDSVTSVSVGDAVAINPILSCGECRQCREGNYHICDSIGFLGLSGGNGGFAESVVVDEVHAVPLGDDVPLEYGALVEPLAVGLHAVRRSGLQAGDSVAVFGSGPIGLSVIQCARAAGAGTIYVSEPRKARRERAADCGADELIDPTTTDAVEYITSAADGGADVTFEVAGVEASLNDAIQSTRPSGTTTVVSIWEEEVSTHPNNLVLGERTVTGTLAYLGGPRSDEEYGMVIEMLANGRLDPDPFITGRIGLEEIVDNGFEQLLNPESDHVKILVKPNE
- a CDS encoding pyridoxal-phosphate-dependent aminotransferase family protein; this encodes MQMTPGPTAVPSRVRDRLSDPMPNPDVEQAFFDMYADVCSKLQRVYDTDDDVIVMGGEGILGLEAAIASTVAPGDDVLCISNGLYGDGFADFVENYGGEPTLIGADYTDSLDVDSVEAALDEGDYKVATMVHCETPTGTLNDIAPVLELLHDHDVLTVVDAVSSLGGTPVPSEHIDINLGASQKAFSSPPGLTTVAVSDRAWEVAEERDPNSLYTNLLPWRDTSEMFPYTHLVANVAALDESLSMLLEEGIDSVYERHETAAAHCRERGSALGLDLYPDVERSSPTVTAFHMPGEAKAVQQELEEDHDIVLSTGLADLADDILRVGHMGYNAKVEKVDHVMDALATVLES
- a CDS encoding AIR synthase family protein; the encoded protein is MSKLSPADLDRYIFSRTGAANDDLLVGAGYGEDAAAVATDEGTMVVSTDPISLAAERIGTLGVAIASNDVATCGGIPKWLVSTILMPEPDVDLLDDITAQLDAEARRLGITIVGGHTETVAGLSRPLLSLTCMGPTDRYIPTSGAEPGDAVILTKGAGIEGTAVLATDFSDDLDEAGVDSEMVDRATDFFEDISVLPESAVLGPVATAMHDPTEGGVLNGLVELACASGVRIDVERTDVPIRPETRTLCDAMGVDPLRVLGSGALLATVPADEAEEILAALDAEDIDATVVATVDEVADEDDAGVVYDGQFYTGGVRDDMYDLWE